In Styela clava chromosome 10, kaStyClav1.hap1.2, whole genome shotgun sequence, the sequence GCAACATGATGTCACACTATTTGCAGGTTAAATTAATGGTTAGTGTATTTTCCCTGATGGTCGATACCGTGTTCTTTAATTCAAATCAGTAGCTAAAGGTTACATGGTTGAATTTTAGCCCATTACTATGCTCAAAAGCGACTGAATTCTACGCCATCACATGAACTCACGTGAACAATTTCGTTTGAACCAATAATACCAAGAACCGGTCTATTTTGTGAATTGCAGCTTAGCGCTAACGATAGATATTTTTATGTGCTGTTTTAATTGATACAGCTActatatatactaaaaaaagAGTTGAGCTCAATACAACTAGAACGTTGTTACTGAATCACTATTTTTGTGTAGTCAATGAGGGATATACAAAACAATGAAACGTATTTAATAAATATGATAATTAATTACTTTCAAGTTCTCTAATTCTTTCTTCCAGATTTTCGGCAGTTCCTTGTTCGCCTTTTGCTCCTGTTAAACCTATTGGTCCTTGTGATCCGCGTTTACCAGGTCTGCCTTGACATTGACTGGAATCACAAGTCAGCTGACTCGTGTTTTCATTTGCTACAACATGCGAACAGAATTCATACACTGTTGGCATGTGACCGCTAGCTAGGTGTAGCAAAATAGCAACGCTAAAAGCTAAAGTGATCTTCATATTCGCTAGAAAAAAATAGATGTTCATatatataacaagagagctacgcccaaatatatggacacgtctgttcgcagtacagtacggtttaccgtaccgtcagatcacagtctacaaatatattcacaccaagcgaggCACACCaagaataaaagtaatagccttctggggaaaaatttcatcttcaaccactgaaaatttcaaagcaattggtccagtattcgaagagaaaagcgatttttttaaaaatgatggagacaaataataataacaataacaacaaaattttgaaacgatcgttatgcccactacgtgtccaaatatATATTGGATGTGTGCAGTGGCGTGCCTAGATGGGGCGGAAGGGGGCagccgccccgggcagcacgtaATCGGGGGCAGCGGAACCGAGCTGTAGTTTGCGTTATTACACAAAAGATATTCCCGACGAACGAGGGGGAAAAGGCGGTCGTTCAGACATTTGTGGATAGCAAGTAGCGATTGGACATAGAAATAAGTGACTTGTATTTGCTAATAAATGAGTTCGATCTTGTaaatgtgagtttgttgcttaggttgatgatttatttaataaaacaaacgtttCCATCCTACTTAAttgacctttaatttatttattctcgtacataacaacatctataatttgttcatTGCACGAATTATTTTTACGGTTAGGTTTAAGGGGcggcattatcagaaactcgccccgagCAGCAGAAGAGTTTGGCACGCCCCTGGATGTGTGTCGAATATCAACACTTGGTAATTAGGATTCTAGTTAATGGCATAGTCATAGCTACACAGGTAGTCTTATACGTAATATCTGGCCCAGAACATCAGCTAAATTCATCGCTACTAAGTCATTGGTTCTAAATGTTAATTTTTCCCAGTTGAGGAACACTCTGCTAAGCTGTTGACATGAACGACTAAACGGTTAATGTGAACTGCTTTTATTCGTACTTCAACCAAGACtattaaatatttgaacttcAACCGTCTACGCGTCAAATCCCTTAAGATTTGACTTATGAGCAGGGACATATTTAGCAATAGGCAAACTGGGCTGAAGGTTTCAGTAACATATGCGACAGCTAACCATGATATACTTGTTGTGTTAGTAGAGTTTGTTGTGATCGTAAGTATTTGACTTGACACCCATGGGCATTTGCACCCATCGATAGTTTCACCCATGCAAATTTGAACCAAAGACCATTCGCATTTCTTTTTAACTGAATAACAAAAAGACAGTAGCCTACGATCATGAATGTGCATCGAATTTAATGATGTTTGGTTAATGCATGCTGACACTTAAACCTTACGGAAACTGGCCTATAGCTACAAATGTCTACAAGTACAAATGTTCGTTGCGTGAAAAGTATGCAGGTGTTCCTGGATCCATGTTAAGGATGTGTACGCGGATGCAAGGTAATGAAACCAAATGTTAATAGCACAACcattttatcacatatttaTATTCGCTGGGAGTGCAAAAATAAGCATGTATATTGAAAGTAGGTGCATTAGTCCGACATCACCTGACTggtacaaaaatttatttagtaCCTTACTTATatttgtgctaaaataaaattttagctgTGGCAACATTTGAGATTATTTTATTCAAGCCAGTATTAGAAACGCTTTCTCGTGAATGTAATGATACACATAACTCTTTGTTGGTTGACAATGCCATGTAACTTGTCGCTGGAGATGTGCTTCAATTGTACGATATTAGAAGGATGTGTTCTTATGCTGAATTATTTATGCACTGGGCAATTAAACTGTAGATGTACTATTGTACTATTCGGTGCACACATGCGGCAGTTAAATATGTTCACATTTGTTGATTTGTCACTAAACTCAATCGACACGAGTATTAGTTGTGTGCCACCATGTACTTTTGAACAAAGTGTCTTTATTGCCAGAAATTTGCAAACACACTCATGATCGAATGAACATTTTTAGACAGGTTGCGAGTAAGCTAAAATGAACAAAGTGGAAAGGACATTTTGCTACAAGAGATTACCGTAGAAGCTTAGATAAAAACTTACATTGCGTCTACGAACCGTTATTGGTATAGAATTTTATTATCAAATGCTGATATTTGAAATACGATCAATttgtcttattttattttttacgaAGCAACTGTGGAGATTACTTTAGCGTTTTGCGTTGCCATTTTACTACAATTAGCCAGCTGTCACATGCCAACAGTGTATGAATTCTGCTCACATGCAATGGCAAATGGAGACGCAGGTCAGCTGACTTGTGATTCGAGTCAATGTCAAGGCAGTCCTGGTAAACGCGGTCCTGAAGGTACAAGAGAATTAACAGGAGAAAAGGGTCAAAAAGGCGAACAAGGAACTGCTGAGATTTAGAAGAAAGAATTAGAGAACTAGAAAGTAAAAAATTATCACATCAATAATTAAGCTTCATTGTTTTGTATATCCCTATTGATAACTCTACAATGAAGATTCAGTAGCAACGCCCAACTTGTATTGAGCGCGACTACTTTCGAGTATATATAATTAGATGGGTGGaaacatatgaaaaataatcTATTGTTAGCGCTTATATACATAAGCTGCAATCTACGGAAGATACCGATTTTGTAGTCCTAAATTATATATCCTTGTCGGTCTCTAAGCTTTAGTTTATATTCGCTTAAAATTTACCGGGTGGCATAGAGTGGCGCACAGTATTTCATTGATTATACACCAAGCCGTTGACATTAAAAGTAACTTTTGGAGTAGAATTTTGATGGGCATCATGAATATTCCGTTAGGCTTTATATCTGTAGTATAATGTGCGGTAACGTATGGCGGATCcaatatattatttgtattcCGAGATGTTTCCCATTGATGCTATTCATTTATTTCGATATCATGTTAATATTTATTCTGATATAAATCTAACTACAGGTGCCTATTGTTATATGAGAATGAGAAGCAGAGATATATCAGACTCATATATTACAGCTTCATCGATATACGGCGTAGATCATAATGCGTATGACGAAAGGCTTGATAGCAGGGATAAACCAGGAGATGAAGGAGCATGGGCGGTCCGGCACAGTTAGTCATGACatattttaaaagattcaaTATCATTTGAATGGAATGTGATAATTTGATTAATGGCtacttgattttttttatagatcaataaaacaattattgccaatgataaatttaatttatgtaATGCTAGGTCGAAAGGGTGAATGGCTTAAAGTAGAGTTTCTGCGAGTTTCTTCCCCGGTGCTATTTAACATACTTTAGCGGAGTAAaatcaccccccccccccctgactTCTACAGAAGTCAATAAGCACACATTAAAATGTAGGGTCAAATGTTCGTAGATTGCAGAGTTGTACAATCGATGTATAAATGACAGATGAGAAAACACACTTGAATTCTTGACACGAATATATAGTCATGAAACCAAAATTACTAACTAAGCAAGAACGATAAAACAAAGACAAGCAACTCTTGGGCGAGGTTGGAAAATACGTCAACTTTTTCGCATAAAACGTTGCGTGAAAATAGTCATACACAAAAAAAGGGGATAACATACACTATCAATAATAAGTGGTTAAAAGTATtgaaatacacagtaactattCTCATTCACTTGctacaatgaaattgaaagagtgaagtTATGATTGGGTGTACTAATGGGCGAATTTCGAATTAGTTTCACGCTGCAGTGTCGCAATAATATATCTTGATTAGACAAGTTCCTGAATTAAAAAGAACAGAATTAGTTGTAATGTTAATTGTTTGGACAATTATTGAGAACCAATCACGGATCAACTGACCCGCCCCCCCCCCCACAGAGTACCCAACTGTAGAATCTCCACCCCAACTAAGACCAACTGtagattcttcagttgatcccCAGTCATATTGGGTATTCTTCTTTAGTACAGCCACAACTGGGAAAACTGGGAAATTACCTTATTAAGCAATGAAATTAGAAGAAcggggagttttcttgtaaagagAAAGATAAAATTAGTTGTGCGTCTGGCATTGTGGCCCCCACCGACCGCTCAGCTGCTCTCAAGCCTTTGGCTTCAAGCCTGGTAGATTTGTGAAATTGGTTGTATATGCATGAGAcattagctatatatatatgtgtgtgtgatTAACTGTATATGAGTTGGATGTATAAGTCTATTTGTagttgtatatatatgtataacaTGTTACCAATCCTAACTATTGCATCTAAGATGAAACTCCGAAGACAGTTGTGCTATTCGATTTACATCTAATACTTACAAGTAGAACACACAACTACTGATCCGAGTTAATACCTATATGTTACAATGCTCAAGAATCAGCCGAATGTGTGAACTTCAAAAGCATGCTCTTGTCTTTGCTACTACTCGACCACATATATATAATCAACAAACATATATTTTGAAACGAATATCATTTTAATCACTGCAATCTTTCGCATTCTGGgaatgataaattaaaaataattgataataatagaTAAATATAGTACACTTTTGTCCTGTCACCTGATAAAAATACATACAAATATCTCGAAATCCGAATCAGATTTACAAAAACTAAATTACAATATATCAATAGACAGTGTGAATTGTAGTGTGCCGTTTTGgcgaatcaaattttttcttggTAATAATAAGACGAGAATAAATTTTgtgagttttaaaaaatattgaattattagaAGTAAATTTACAATTGTCATTAGAAGGCAGCCTAAATCAGAGTATCACTCATTTATAGATGCTGATAATAGGAAAAATGTTTGTTATAATATACGTCGAATGGAGTAATAACATATTCAATCGTTATTTCCACATTATGTGTACAAATCATAGCACATTCCCTTGATAAATTCGACCCTCATACAGATGTGACCCTGCCAAGTTTCAGGGTGAACCCGAATATATCGACAAGTGATTGGTTTTGGAAACATGTTGATCTTTTTGGTTTCCATGTCAGAGTTACCTGtaaatatctgaataaaaaaaaaaacctaatGTCGATATCGTTGGATAACTGCTaagaatatacaatatatatatatcaattggCACAAAGCATAACACGATTgtgttcagtaaaaatattgTTCAGATTATAATATCGGCATAGGGTACATAAAGTAAGTTTTAGGTCTTTCTTCTCTCTTTGAATTGAAAGTAGTTAATCCATTAATCTGTGCATGCGATGGGGTATATTAATACATTGTTCACCCTATCACGGTAGTGGTTGACTGTGATTTCATGTTTAAGTTCttacagaaaaatataaaagatattcTAAAATACATTTTGTAACTGTGAATTATTATCATCATTTTTTCTGTCGCAAAAATTACTCTCGCGTTTGTTTTTCCTAAAATGCCATTTGCACATTGTTTTCAGAAACAGTTTTGACGCATTTTCAGTCACAAACCAACAACAATGTACAGAACTCAAGCGTGAAAAATGATTAATCAACTACCTTTTGTGCTCCATGCTCTTGGATGGTAGTCAGAGAACTAGTGCTGAGACCACAAGAAATCGCGAAAGACGTTACCCATGCCCTAGCATACAGTCTTCCTTGGGTAATTATTCCACCAACTAGTTTCGGTCTTCCGAAGTCTACTTGAAGCCATTCGCCCTTTCGATCTGGCGGtacataaattaaatttatcattggcaataattttttatgaatctaTCAAAATTCGAAGTAGCCTATAATTGAATTGTCACATTCTatttaattgatattgaatgtttcaaaatatgTTATGACTAACTATGCCGGACCGTCCATGCTGCTACATCTCctgttttttttctgttatcAAGCCTTCCATCATACGCATTATGATTTCCGTCGTATACCGATGAAGCTGTAATAGCTGAGTCTGGTATATCTCTGCTTCTCATTCCCATGAAACAATATGCACCTGTAGTGAGATTTATATCAGTTAGTTTTGAGCAGATATGAACTAAGAAAGTATAgctcatagtcaagtttattttttccatccagtaaaaaatataaaaaatattttcttaataCTTACTCTTTGGTAAAGCCTCAATAATCCGACTTGTCTTTGCAAGCGAACCTAAAATTGTTAACTGGAGTCAAACATTAGTACATAATAGTATACGAGTATCACGCGACATGATGTTAAACATGTCCCATTATTTGCGACTTAAAATAAAAGTTGGGGAATTTTCACTGATGGTCAATACCATGTTTTTCAATACCAAGTCAGTGTCCACAGACATCTGGTTTTCATGATTGAATTTTAGCCCCATTACAGTATTCAAAAGAAACCGAATTCTGCACCCTCATTTAAACTCGCTTAAACAATTTCGTTTACTCAAGGACTATTGAGAATCGGTCTCTTCCGTAGATTGCATCTTAGTGCTAGCGATGCATATATCATGTTTCCATCcaactaatatatatactgaaaaGTAGTCGCTTAATACAAATTGGGCGTTGCTACTAAATCTTTGTTTTGGAGTTATCAATAGAGATATACAAAACCATGGAGCTTAATAAATGAGCATGATAATTTTTTACTTTCAAGTTCTCTAATTCTGTCTTCCAGATTCTCGGCAGTTCCTTGTTCGCCTTTTTGACCTTTTGCTCCTGTTAATCCTCTTGGTCCTTGTGATCCGCGTTTACCAGGTCTGCCTTGACATTGGCTGGAATCACAAGTCAGCTGACTCGTGTCCCCATTTGCTACAACATGCGAGCAGAATTCATACACTGTTGGCATGTGACAGCTGGCTAACTGTAGGAAAATAACAACGCTAAACGCTAAAGTAATCTTCATATTTGCTACaaaagatatataaatatatatatattgaaaatattaaaaaaaaagatatatataaatatacatatatcgAATGTGTTTCGAATATCAGCATTTCGTAATTAAATTCTGTTTGTGGATGAACTTAGGATTTTAAATATTGGCATAGTCTTAGCTACACGCAGATAGGCCCTTATACGCAATATCTGGCAGATAACATCAGCTAAGTTCACTAAGTCATTGGTTCCAAATGTTAATTCTTCTCAGTTGAGAAACACTATACTAAGCTCTTGCCATGAATAAATAAACGGATGTGCTAGTGTGAACTGCTTTTATTTTAAACCACGTTTTAGAAGAATTTTATAGTCTATACTTTCACCCGTGGACATTTGCAACCATGGGCATTTGCACCCACATAACCTACATTTGCACGCATGCCTTGGTTGTCATTTGGTTCCATTCCAAAAAGTTGATGACGAATTTGCCATCATCGATCAAGCGTTGCTTGTCTTTGTCACATATACTCGCGTTAAGGTTTTAGGTGTATCCCGTTATTTGGATTCGATCGTACAACTACgcaatatacgaacatttggcTTTACAATCTAGCTTGATTGATCTCTGAAGCAGTTCCATTGGGATTTTATTAGCAATCAATTATAGTCCGATCTTAGTGCTGTATCTAGTGCTGAGTgttataataaaacaatattttcagtttCGTTTTTATAATAAAGTAATAGCAGAAGGAGGAGAATTTTCAGTTTTTCCAATTAATACAAAAGTAATTATATTTGgtctaattaaatatatataccattAATTATCCGAACTCTGATAACTATTTTCTGCTCAACTATTGTGATTATTATTCTGATAATTTTGATTAGTAATCAGTTTTTGTGATGCAGTAGACCCTTTGTTTATCCAGTAATAAATAAGATAATTAAGTTTGAAAAAGTAGTCTAAACTTCccggaaaaaaattatctattCGGAATTTCTCCAGCAACCATGATGACGTAATCGTATTCAAAaaccaaaatcaaatatattcttaaaataatatttttattgtaaacaCCGGCAAATAAAATTTGCTTCTTATTTGCTTTAgaataaaactaaataaaagaaaaataaattaaaacgcGATCAATGAAATTTAGCACGTGATACACGGTACAAATGAATCATTTAAAAAGAGAAAATTAAGACAAGCGATCATAGTTTATTCCAAGATTCGATCTAAACCCAAACGTAAGAATAATATAATAAGGAAGTTTAAAGTGCAGTCGCAGGCGTGTTCGTTACAATCCAAACAGTAATTTTTGCAATGCGAAAATTTGCTTGACAATGAACGaacataacaatatattaacCCAAAGCAAAGATGAAGTTTCTACTCATTTCACTAGACTTTCACTAACACGACTTTCTGACGATAAAGCACGACCGATTCATAGACGAACCCGAATTGCTTCAGGTTTATATGTAGTTTTGGGGAGACAACAACCATTGGCTGAGTTATCTGAATCGAATCGAACTCGAAATCGTCTATCAACCAATCAACAGTGAGACTACATGCAGTGATTGACTCGACTCAATTCGGCCGTTAGGGATTCTAACCAATCCCTGGTTGCGTGTCCCCAACAGAGCGTATATTGGTCTGAAAAACTCGGCTTTCGAAAACATAACGGAGAAAATATTCTGTGACTGAAATCCATATAGTCTGATATAGTTTGTATATCATAAAATAAGTGTTGAAACTTCATGGCATAAAACACACatatttcagtaaaatattaataataaataatcactaacataattttcagaaatattctAAGAAAAAAAAGATAGAATAATAAAAATCGATGAAATATCGCAAAATTTAAGGCACCTATATTCTTGataaataaacaatttgatCGAAATTTGAATAACCCTCACGTTTGGGCGATATAGGAATATTTCGTCACCGCTAACAGAAGGacataacaaaataataaaaagtaaaattaatgTGTGCTATACTTCATGCATCTCCTTCGAAGTGTGCTGCAGTGACATTCGTTCACGTATTTGCACCAATTTGTTGATATACGAGAAAAAAGGACTTTGGCACATATTTGATAGAGAACGTTCCAGACCATAAACTTTTTTCCTTCTTCTTCGTGTACGTTTTCTGGTGATCGACTTACACACAGTGACTACTTCTAAACTCGGTTATTATCTTGTTGTAAAATCACGGAAGCCTATTTTACAGTTTTCGATCATTAATTCGACAGTTTTCTTGTTATATCATCtcacagtgacgtaattatCACAAATTTAGTGAAATTTGAGGTCTGTTGAtagttgattaataaaataTGTTGCATCGACGTTCGAGTGTTGACAGCACCTCGGTATTCAAAGATCACTTGCGGCGCACTAGAGCTTTCCGCGCTTTTTCTGTCTTCAACTTAGTGGTGTGCCCTCATACTTACAATCTATTTGGCACTCGGTGAGTTTTCTCGCTTAATTTACACCGGGGAGTCAGTAATCCGCGGTTGCTCATCCAAAACTTGAATAACTGGAGTCGCCTTGCAGGCAGGTAGGCTATCAAGCAACAGCGCTGTTTCATCGGACTCTTTTACCGGTACTACTTGGAACACAGTCTTTGGTGCTATGACGTTTTGTTCATCAACTCTATTTTCCTTCACCGTAGCTACTTCTGGGGTGATGTGGTTAGAAGCAAGTACACCGTTTGCTACGTTCTTTTCTGTTAAAATCTGTGACGAATTGGTCATGGTAATATTTTTCTCGTTTTGTGTTTGGTTTATCTGCTTTTCAGTGACATCGTCATCGCTTGTTGGTAGAAACACAGAATCTTCCACTTTGTTCTAAAACGACACAACATAGTTACCAAACATAAAAAAGAACAATTTGTGGAAATTTAGAATAATACAATTTAGGATAAAGTTGAAATCTGGCCTTCTCATACGTCTTTGATCGTCTCAGACTACCGGTATGTTCTAACTTTTTCCTATTAAGTACCTCAAAGTCGTAAAACGAGGTACTCAAGCTATCAATTGCCTTAGATTGTGCTTTACTTAGAGCTGAACCAAAATGTCGTGAGTcgttatcgttttttttttacaaataatagGTTTTAATTCGGATTTCCCAGCGTTTTCCTGTTTGTTATACAAATGAACGGAAAAAgacttaaatatatatgtctTATAATTTACCTCTGTACTTGCATCATCCTTTTTCCTTCTTGACCACACCTTATGTTTCGGGTCAGAGGTCATAGAGAATCTGCTTCCAGTACTGGAAATACTGCTCAGTGTTTTGGTGCTCTCAGTTGATGGACGATCTTCTTCTTCGACAGGGGTATAGCCGGAATCTCTACCATCTGATATGCTGTGGTCCTCGCGTATGCGTTTgctaaaatatcattttacgtACATATTAATCTTGCGCATGAAAATgctgtttttttaatttgttgtgtgaGTTAAGGTTTGGTTTGAATTTAAAACATATATGTTCAAAAACGCCTTTAATTAGCGGGTCAGTTGCGAAATAGCCCTACGCTTGCAAATAGGCCGGTTTGTAACATTCGAAAATGGTTCTAATGACgtcaaaaattgcgcaccttttGGCGGTTACGCTTTCGCGTTAGTCGTGAAGACTGCCGTACCGGTAGTTTACTGTGACAGATTACACAACGTACTACTTCGTTCCGTCTGTGGTGACCATACATTCGAGCATCACTTCTTGTATTTATGATAATTAATGGGCAAACCCAATAATTTATACTTAAAACTATCGCAGGAGCCAAGGAGGCCGCATTCGTTGCAGTGGGCTCATGTCGGCCCTGTATTTTTATATGTACATATGTTATACACTCTGACTTACATAGAACTCGTTGCACTCCGTATTTTTGTATCTTCTGTTGATCCATTTGGTATCATGAGTCTGGGGATCATTAATTCTGCTGGGCTGCATGTGGGTGTCCCCACTGTTTCGTACGTCTGTAATATGAAGTCAGAAAATAAGAACAAAGAGTTCATTTGCAAGTTCAAAATTGGTAGATGATATATACACTAACAGAGAAGACCCGTTCAAATCAGAATCAATATGGTCAAACCATATTTATACTCGGGCCTATTATCAAAAACTACATCATGGATGTAATATCTGCGCCGTTTTCTGTCTTTAAagctcattacttatcgattttaatcggtaagtatgttgataagtatttttacttatcgattttaatcggtaagtatgttgataggtatttgtctgtttgtctggctgtatgtctgtttgtctgttagatacacgcgatatctcacgaaaacgagattgaatctgctccagatttttcatgtgcattcatcatatatcggaccagaagcctattgattttgggcgaattatgtcgtataattagcgtgttattattttattatggtgatgggacacaatgtgtcactatggagtaagagcgctgttttggggaatcccctaacttttgatcgataagtcctcggtctctgaccgatattctacTTTAGTTCTTTGGTACGTTATAGCGTCATTGTTCGACCTTTGCCCGATGGTGGCGTGATCGCATGCCAACGATTGACGATTTTTGTTTTGACTGGAATTTAATCATTTTGACACCCTCTGCTATTTAAACTAATTTTCGGGTATAGATATGCATGGGTCACGCGAGAGTATCTAATATTAGGGATTAATGATTATTATACCTCATTTGTGGTAATTGACAATAATTCGACAGATACCAACTGGATGAAGCGTTAGCTATCGGATCTGAATATAACATCTTTAATATTCGGAACCATGTATGACTATCACAAAAGCAAATCCAATGCAAATGTGAAAGTGAGAATAAAACCATTGGAATTTTGTAAAGTTCGAAGTGCGTAAGCAACTCCGAGCTAAATATACACACCCCTCTTGGGTGTGTGCCTTGCGTAAAACAAATTCTTTCTAAACATCACTTCATAAAGGTGCTTGCATAATGCAAAAGCTACAATTACGACGGTAAATGAAGTTTACCCTGGGGAATTTCTGATTGAATTACGTTTCCTATTTTGATTTACAGGTCCATAATTTGAAACGCGCGTCTATCACTTCTATTTTGTAGTCTGTCAAAATGTAAAATGCATTTCaacaaattgaatgaaataatagATTCACATAAGAAATCAGAAGTAAAAAAACTCACATTATCAAACTTCTTGAAATTTACGTTGTAACCGTTTGATTGAGTAAATGTGATAACATTTTCAAATCGATGTCCCCAAAGCATTTCTCCTGGTAAGTAAGATGCACGAGCTTGTGTTGTCATTCCGGTGGCTTCTACCATCCCTTCCAAAATAAGTATGATCTGTGGAAAATAACGATATTTATTTAAGCGGTATTTAGCGA encodes:
- the LOC120333559 gene encoding lactadherin-like, which gives rise to MKITLAFSVVIFLQLASCHMPTVYEFCSHVVANGDTSQLTCDSSQCQGRPGKRGSQGPRGLTGAKGQKGEQGTAENLEDRIRELESSLAKTSRIIEALPKSAYCFMGMRSRDIPDSAITASSVYDGNHNAYDGRLDNRKKTGDVAAWTVRHNRKGEWLQVDFGRPKLVGGIITQGRLYARAWVTSFAISCGLSTSSLTTIQEHGAQKIFTGNSDMETKKINMFPKPITCRYIRVHPETWQGHICMRVEFIKGMCYDLYT